In a single window of the Methanofollis ethanolicus genome:
- a CDS encoding aldolase: MQDEDCVRIGKRLFTEGLVGGNFGNMSRRVEDDFLITRTGSYLDDPGDLVLVPCEGEAPPGASSEYRVHQAVYRLTPHRAVVHAHPAHAVAASLACERIVPMDSEGEMLCPEIAVVGGAPGTQELADNVAAALKDAHLVIARGHGTFAAGKSLDEAYLYTSLAEYSCRVLLYAGLWGKGSF; encoded by the coding sequence GTGCAGGATGAAGACTGTGTGCGTATAGGAAAGAGGCTCTTTACGGAGGGCCTTGTCGGCGGAAATTTCGGGAACATGAGCAGGAGAGTGGAGGACGATTTCCTGATCACGAGGACGGGGTCGTACCTCGACGATCCCGGCGACCTGGTGCTGGTGCCCTGCGAGGGCGAGGCGCCGCCGGGGGCGTCGAGCGAGTACAGGGTGCACCAGGCGGTCTACAGGCTGACTCCCCACCGGGCGGTCGTCCACGCTCACCCGGCCCATGCGGTGGCGGCGTCTCTCGCCTGCGAGAGGATCGTCCCGATGGACAGCGAGGGGGAGATGCTCTGCCCGGAGATCGCGGTCGTCGGCGGGGCGCCCGGGACGCAGGAACTCGCCGACAATGTGGCGGCGGCGCTGAAGGACGCCCACCTGGTCATCGCCCGCGGCCACGGCACCTTCGCGGCGGGGAAGAGTCTCGACGAGGCATATCTCTACACGTCGCTCGCGGAGTACTCGTGCCGGGTTTTGTTGTACGCGGGGTTGTGGGGGAAAGGGAGTTTTTAA
- a CDS encoding endonuclease III domain-containing protein — MDQDERVRALLGFLAARYGEIVWWDASADEVVIGAVLTQQTRWENVERALALLKDAGVCTVEGVDRAETATVEAAVRCTGFYRVKTARLKRLCRRMCEMGGIEGLSRLPTPALREALLAVNGVGEETADSILCYGFARPSFVVDAYTKRICGCIGVTGSYGALKAAFERVLPEDAALYGRVHGQVVEYAKEFCVAGRCDECRMKTVCV; from the coding sequence ATGGATCAGGACGAACGAGTCCGGGCCCTGCTCGGTTTTCTTGCTGCACGCTATGGCGAGATCGTCTGGTGGGACGCATCCGCGGACGAGGTGGTCATCGGTGCGGTGCTCACCCAGCAGACGCGGTGGGAGAATGTCGAACGCGCCCTCGCCCTCCTCAAGGACGCGGGGGTCTGCACGGTCGAGGGGGTCGACCGGGCGGAGACGGCAACGGTCGAGGCGGCGGTCCGCTGCACCGGTTTTTACCGGGTGAAGACGGCGCGGCTGAAGAGGTTGTGCCGCCGGATGTGTGAGATGGGGGGTATCGAGGGCCTGTCCCGTCTTCCGACACCTGCCTTGCGGGAGGCGCTCCTTGCCGTCAATGGTGTCGGCGAGGAGACGGCCGACAGCATCCTCTGCTATGGGTTCGCCCGTCCGTCCTTCGTGGTCGATGCCTACACGAAGCGTATCTGCGGGTGCATCGGTGTCACGGGGTCGTATGGTGCGCTCAAGGCGGCCTTCGAGAGGGTGCTGCCCGAGGACGCGGCACTGTACGGGCGTGTCCATGGCCAGGTCGTCGAATATGCAAAGGAGTTCTGTGTTGCAGGACGGTGTGACGAGTGCAGGATGAAGACTGTGTGCGTATAG
- a CDS encoding thioredoxin family protein: MSKPVLTDFFATWCGPCKMQTPILEDLKEKMGDLVEIRTIDVDQNMEEAMKYQIRVVPTLIIEKDGIVLQKIEGVTRADVLEDILKPLIEE, encoded by the coding sequence ATGAGCAAACCGGTATTGACTGACTTTTTTGCGACATGGTGCGGGCCGTGCAAGATGCAGACGCCGATCCTTGAAGACCTCAAGGAGAAGATGGGCGATCTGGTCGAGATCAGGACGATCGATGTCGACCAGAACATGGAAGAGGCGATGAAGTACCAGATCCGTGTTGTACCGACCCTTATCATCGAGAAGGACGGCATTGTCCTCCAGAAAATCGAGGGCGTCACCCGTGCCGATGTCCTTGAGGATATCCTCAAGCCCCTGATCGAAGAGTAA
- a CDS encoding thioredoxin family protein, translating into MGKPVLIDFFSAWCEPCREQTAIVEALAERLGDRVEVRMIDVAERRDLISAYRLVTVPTIVIEAGGKVVGRFEKVTDAETLESILLSLIDDHAERGIV; encoded by the coding sequence ATGGGTAAACCGGTGCTGATCGATTTCTTCTCCGCGTGGTGCGAACCCTGCCGGGAGCAGACCGCCATCGTGGAGGCCCTTGCCGAAAGGCTCGGCGACAGGGTGGAGGTGAGGATGATCGATGTCGCGGAGAGGCGCGACCTGATATCTGCCTACAGGCTGGTGACCGTTCCGACGATCGTCATCGAGGCGGGGGGAAAAGTGGTCGGGAGGTTTGAGAAGGTCACCGACGCAGAGACGCTCGAAAGCATTTTATTATCTCTGATCGATGATCATGCAGAAAGAGGGATAGTATGA
- a CDS encoding preprotein translocase subunit SecD, which yields MNSDTLRKLYTDWRIVLMVALVILSIIAIGPHFEDGKFTTNLQYGLDLQEGSWLQMEFQAEVVTVEPGIDINKLADTLGTELDTEVIPISADQVEVRKAFTREQLEPVFTKAGATIVTVNPGVSKDTAELVKRTLDEKVNSLGTKDARVNILTGLNGITRYVRVELAGVDMKTANEIVGQQGKFEIRVQTTGNQTEHVIFGDVITSVNVPTKDQQGMWGVGFTLSPEGADAFRQGAISSNAVNDPQNHELVMLLDNNTVYSAPLSAELASQLKAGPIRSLSASTGVGDEGLQEAENLEIHLRAGALPVDVTVAGSGSVSATLGDYYKILCILAAIAALIVVGVVVYYRYREPSIVLPMVATNLAEIIILLGIARFVQQLDLASIAGIIAVMGTGIDQLVVITDEVLHEGRVPSSSVYLKRLSRALGIIVVSAGTVVFAMLPLALMDLSTLRGFAIITILGVLIGVLVTRPAYGKIIMAILSK from the coding sequence ATGAACAGCGATACGCTCAGAAAACTCTATACCGATTGGAGGATCGTCCTCATGGTGGCCCTGGTCATCCTCTCGATCATCGCCATCGGTCCACACTTCGAGGACGGAAAATTCACGACCAACCTCCAGTACGGCCTCGACCTCCAGGAGGGTTCCTGGCTCCAGATGGAGTTCCAGGCCGAAGTGGTCACAGTCGAACCGGGCATCGATATCAACAAACTTGCAGACACTCTGGGCACGGAACTGGACACCGAGGTGATCCCGATCTCGGCGGATCAGGTCGAGGTTCGGAAGGCGTTCACACGTGAGCAGCTTGAGCCCGTCTTCACGAAGGCCGGGGCGACCATCGTTACCGTGAACCCTGGCGTCTCCAAGGACACCGCCGAACTCGTGAAGCGGACTCTTGACGAGAAGGTGAACAGCCTCGGCACCAAGGATGCACGGGTGAACATCCTCACCGGTCTCAACGGCATCACCCGCTATGTGCGTGTTGAACTCGCCGGCGTCGACATGAAGACGGCGAACGAGATCGTCGGCCAGCAGGGCAAGTTCGAGATCCGCGTTCAGACGACCGGAAACCAGACCGAGCACGTGATCTTCGGCGACGTGATCACGAGCGTCAACGTGCCGACAAAGGACCAGCAGGGTATGTGGGGCGTTGGCTTCACGCTCAGCCCCGAGGGTGCGGATGCCTTCAGACAGGGCGCCATCTCCTCGAATGCGGTGAACGACCCGCAGAACCATGAACTGGTCATGCTCCTGGACAACAATACGGTGTACTCGGCGCCCCTGTCCGCTGAACTCGCCTCGCAGCTGAAGGCCGGGCCGATCCGCAGCCTCAGCGCCTCCACCGGCGTCGGCGACGAGGGCCTGCAGGAAGCAGAGAACCTTGAGATCCACCTGCGGGCCGGTGCCCTGCCTGTGGACGTGACTGTCGCAGGGTCGGGATCTGTCTCGGCAACCCTCGGCGACTACTACAAGATCCTCTGTATCCTGGCCGCGATCGCCGCCCTGATCGTCGTCGGTGTCGTGGTCTACTACCGGTACCGCGAGCCGAGCATCGTGCTCCCCATGGTCGCAACAAACCTCGCCGAGATCATCATCCTGCTCGGCATCGCACGGTTTGTCCAGCAGCTTGACCTGGCATCGATCGCGGGTATCATCGCCGTGATGGGTACGGGCATCGACCAGCTCGTCGTGATCACCGACGAGGTGCTCCACGAGGGCCGGGTGCCGTCGTCGAGCGTCTACCTGAAGAGGCTCTCGCGGGCCCTCGGGATCATTGTCGTCTCCGCAGGGACTGTCGTCTTCGCGATGCTGCCCCTCGCCCTGATGGACCTCTCGACTCTCCGCGGTTTCGCCATCATCACGATCCTTGGCGTGCTCATCGGCGTGCTGGTCACCCGGCCTGCATACGGCAAGATCATCATGGCGATCCTCTCGAAATAA
- a CDS encoding protein translocase subunit SecF — MGFVTYDVNKYPPKQMVVIPLVLLLLALGLLTFNWLSTGMPLTPGIDFAGGTAVTVITDDSIDEIKEYFAGFPLTDVGEGLDGGKYVRFGPMDDDQAQALNEKVLERYPDAKIDQIGEAFGSTLQQQAFIALIFSFIGMAFVVFIAFRNLVPSVAVVISAFSDIAITAAIMSLIGIPLTLSTTAALLMLIGYSVDSDILLTTRVLKRQGKTEDKFAGAYRTGIIMTTTTMAAVAAMFAVTAFGGVEVIAQISAVLLVGLFVDLMNTWVLNVGILRAYVTRNGRHA; from the coding sequence ATGGGGTTTGTCACCTACGATGTCAACAAATACCCGCCAAAGCAGATGGTAGTGATACCACTCGTTCTGCTTCTTCTGGCGCTCGGCCTCCTTACTTTTAACTGGCTGAGCACAGGGATGCCGTTAACTCCCGGCATCGACTTTGCAGGCGGCACTGCCGTCACCGTCATCACCGACGACAGTATTGATGAGATTAAGGAATATTTCGCAGGATTCCCCCTGACTGATGTCGGTGAGGGGCTTGACGGCGGCAAGTACGTCAGGTTCGGCCCCATGGACGACGACCAGGCGCAGGCGCTCAACGAAAAGGTCCTGGAACGCTATCCTGACGCAAAGATCGACCAGATCGGCGAGGCCTTCGGGAGCACCCTCCAGCAGCAGGCCTTCATCGCCCTGATCTTCTCCTTCATCGGGATGGCGTTCGTGGTCTTCATCGCGTTCAGGAACCTCGTCCCCTCCGTGGCCGTTGTCATCTCGGCATTCTCGGACATCGCGATCACAGCGGCGATCATGAGCCTCATCGGCATTCCTCTCACCCTCTCAACGACGGCGGCCCTGCTGATGCTCATCGGTTACTCGGTGGACAGCGACATCCTTCTTACGACCCGAGTCCTCAAGAGGCAGGGGAAGACGGAGGACAAGTTCGCCGGGGCCTACAGGACCGGCATCATCATGACCACGACGACAATGGCCGCGGTCGCGGCGATGTTCGCGGTCACGGCCTTCGGCGGCGTTGAGGTCATCGCCCAGATCTCGGCCGTCCTTCTCGTCGGCCTCTTTGTGGACCTGATGAACACCTGGGTGCTCAACGTCGGCATCCTCAGGGCATACGTAACACGGAACGGGAGGCACGCATGA
- a CDS encoding DUF2551 domain-containing protein: MRSPADIKKEIEARLKTYLSRDNTGIRHEVLAFFVRIRSTTIPDLYALLSRTFTVSYHSIASMVGIIASRIGVLRVRRDPESPNAVYEIKDDYIGMVTRLLDSG; the protein is encoded by the coding sequence ATGCGGTCGCCGGCCGACATCAAGAAGGAGATCGAGGCCCGCCTGAAGACATATCTTTCACGAGACAATACAGGCATCAGGCATGAAGTTCTTGCCTTTTTCGTCAGGATCAGGTCGACGACGATCCCCGATCTCTATGCGCTGCTCTCCCGGACCTTTACGGTCAGTTATCATTCCATCGCCTCGATGGTGGGGATCATCGCCTCGCGCATCGGAGTCCTGCGTGTGCGACGTGACCCGGAGAGCCCGAACGCCGTCTACGAGATCAAGGACGATTACATCGGCATGGTCACCCGCCTCCTCGACAGCGGATAG
- a CDS encoding archease: MSFEELPHQADVRVRVRAEDCNALFAEAARAMFSIMYVTCDEGEIERSITVTSDDIPSLMIDFLSELLFVSEVDRVVFSSFDVSITGTSLTVTARGEPFAREKHQGGMEVKGVSYSGLTIFRDGEEFCSEILFDV, encoded by the coding sequence ATGTCGTTCGAGGAACTTCCCCATCAGGCAGATGTGCGGGTGCGGGTGCGGGCAGAGGACTGCAACGCCCTCTTTGCCGAGGCCGCCAGGGCAATGTTCTCCATCATGTACGTCACCTGCGACGAGGGAGAGATCGAGCGGAGCATCACGGTCACGTCCGACGACATCCCGTCCCTGATGATCGACTTTCTCTCCGAACTCCTCTTCGTCTCGGAAGTGGACAGGGTCGTCTTCTCCTCCTTCGATGTCTCCATAACAGGCACGAGCCTTACGGTAACGGCCAGGGGAGAACCCTTCGCCCGGGAGAAACACCAGGGCGGTATGGAGGTCAAGGGGGTATCCTATTCAGGGTTGACGATCTTCAGGGACGGGGAAGAGTTTTGTAGCGAGATACTCTTTGATGTGTGA
- a CDS encoding RtcB family protein gives MLEGIEKISEVEWEVPVGYVPGMRVPGRFFLSEDLSETLEAGAVQQLANVATLPGVVRYSLAMPDIHSGYGFPIGGVAAFEEDTGVVSPGGVGYDINCGVRLITTPLTVADITNPRALIEELFRTVPTGVGAESTMRLSEADLDDLMADGVEWAIDHGLGMESDIVHCEEQGKMKQANPAAVSKKARQRGRPQAGTLGSGNHFLEVQAVDAVFDPEAAKAFGLATGQICCMVHCGSRGLGHQVCTDHLRVLESATRKYGIEIPDRQLACAPVHSPEGEAYFGAMAAAANYAWVNRQVITHQVRTVFARLFGIAYEEMPLVYDVAHNVAKMEEHAAYGKRRTLCVHRKGATRAFGPGLHDVPQVYRAVGQPVIIPGSMGSSSYVLHGTATAMERTFGSTCHGAGRVMSRTKAKHATPGRQVREQLLKQGIIVRATSDASIAEEAPDAYKESDKVVDVVRLAGLSLPVVRLHPVGVIKG, from the coding sequence ATGCTTGAAGGGATCGAGAAGATCAGCGAGGTCGAATGGGAGGTGCCGGTCGGTTATGTCCCGGGGATGCGGGTACCCGGCCGGTTCTTCCTCTCCGAAGACCTATCGGAGACGCTGGAAGCGGGGGCGGTCCAGCAGCTCGCCAATGTCGCCACGCTCCCGGGCGTCGTCAGATATTCCCTTGCCATGCCCGACATCCACTCGGGTTACGGCTTTCCCATCGGGGGTGTCGCCGCCTTTGAAGAGGACACGGGCGTCGTCTCGCCGGGCGGGGTCGGCTACGATATCAACTGCGGCGTCCGCCTGATCACGACGCCTCTCACCGTCGCCGACATCACAAACCCGCGGGCCCTGATCGAGGAACTCTTCAGGACGGTGCCGACAGGCGTCGGTGCCGAGAGCACGATGCGCCTCTCCGAGGCCGACCTCGACGACCTGATGGCCGACGGGGTGGAGTGGGCGATAGACCACGGTCTCGGCATGGAGTCCGACATCGTCCACTGCGAAGAGCAGGGGAAGATGAAGCAGGCGAACCCGGCCGCGGTGAGCAAGAAGGCCCGTCAGAGGGGGAGGCCGCAGGCCGGTACCCTCGGCTCGGGCAACCACTTCCTGGAAGTGCAGGCGGTGGACGCGGTCTTCGACCCCGAGGCGGCAAAGGCCTTCGGTCTTGCGACCGGCCAGATCTGCTGCATGGTCCACTGCGGGTCGCGGGGCCTCGGCCACCAGGTCTGCACCGACCACCTGCGGGTCCTCGAGTCGGCGACCCGGAAGTACGGGATCGAGATCCCGGATCGGCAACTCGCCTGCGCCCCTGTCCACTCCCCCGAAGGGGAGGCGTACTTCGGGGCGATGGCCGCCGCAGCGAACTATGCCTGGGTGAACAGGCAGGTGATCACCCACCAGGTACGCACCGTCTTCGCACGCCTCTTCGGGATCGCCTATGAGGAGATGCCCCTGGTCTACGACGTCGCCCACAATGTCGCCAAGATGGAGGAGCACGCCGCCTACGGGAAGAGGCGGACCCTCTGCGTCCACAGAAAGGGCGCCACCCGCGCCTTCGGCCCCGGTCTCCACGACGTGCCGCAGGTCTACCGTGCGGTCGGCCAGCCGGTGATCATCCCGGGCAGCATGGGCAGTTCCTCTTATGTCCTCCATGGCACGGCGACGGCGATGGAGAGGACCTTCGGGAGCACCTGCCACGGTGCCGGCCGGGTCATGAGCCGCACAAAGGCCAAGCACGCCACGCCTGGCAGGCAGGTCAGGGAACAACTCCTGAAGCAGGGGATCATCGTCAGGGCGACGAGCGACGCCTCGATCGCCGAAGAAGCCCCTGACGCGTACAAGGAGAGCGACAAGGTCGTCGACGTCGTCCGCCTGGCAGGGCTCTCCCTTCCGGTGGTCAGGCTCCACCCGGTCGGGGTGATCAAGGGGTGA
- a CDS encoding DUF2111 domain-containing protein, translating to MDQYIISASSTTDDLTPVVMAVHLLLNRLPITARSRNAPGLRVEEGRVVDGHYTGPLLEAAIAENRLKKDVPPSGPYRGVPVVVAPVRDSAGEAIGAIGVVDITGIFDLATLMEHQSAILQQVCGKDPCPLPTEAIPAKR from the coding sequence ATGGACCAGTATATCATTTCCGCTTCATCCACGACAGACGACCTCACGCCGGTGGTGATGGCGGTCCATCTCCTTCTCAACAGGCTGCCGATAACGGCACGGTCACGGAATGCACCAGGGCTGCGTGTCGAGGAGGGGAGGGTGGTCGACGGTCACTATACCGGTCCGCTCCTCGAAGCCGCCATTGCAGAAAACAGACTGAAAAAAGATGTGCCGCCGTCAGGCCCCTATAGAGGGGTGCCTGTCGTCGTCGCACCGGTGCGCGACAGCGCCGGCGAGGCGATTGGTGCGATCGGCGTCGTCGACATCACCGGGATCTTCGACCTCGCGACCCTGATGGAGCACCAGTCCGCGATCCTGCAGCAGGTCTGCGGAAAAGACCCCTGTCCTCTCCCTACAGAAGCGATCCCCGCAAAAAGGTAA
- a CDS encoding biotin--[acetyl-CoA-carboxylase] ligase, whose protein sequence is MNDVTEKVLKILESAEDPITAEQISESLDIPGSSVAHHIKSLREAGHDIEFSRGSGYLLVRGGGAITSEEIGKTLKTAVMGREIRYHESVGSTNWAARKLCTEGDPAALHGTLVVAGEQTGGFGRMGRAWVSPKGGIWASLILKPTIPVHSLFLITMAASLAIARAIRRKYDLGALIKWPNDVYIGDKKVAGLLVELSTEGETVNYCLLGIGIDANVDISDLPPDLQKTVTSVMAELGHEVDRASLLTTVLKEFESRYQILESGEYDPIIREWKSLSRTLDNRVSIRTMRKTFEGIAIDIDQHGALIIRRDNGRIEKVVAGDCMHL, encoded by the coding sequence ATGAACGATGTTACTGAGAAGGTTCTAAAGATACTCGAATCGGCCGAAGACCCCATCACCGCTGAACAGATCAGCGAGTCCCTCGATATACCCGGTTCGTCGGTCGCACACCATATCAAAAGCCTGCGCGAGGCAGGACACGACATCGAGTTCTCCCGGGGGTCAGGCTATCTCCTTGTCAGGGGAGGGGGGGCGATCACCTCCGAGGAGATCGGAAAGACGCTCAAGACCGCGGTGATGGGCCGGGAGATCAGGTACCATGAGAGTGTCGGCTCGACAAACTGGGCGGCCCGGAAGCTCTGCACTGAAGGGGACCCTGCCGCCCTCCACGGCACCCTGGTCGTCGCCGGAGAACAGACCGGCGGTTTCGGGAGGATGGGCCGCGCCTGGGTCTCGCCAAAGGGTGGCATCTGGGCGAGCCTCATCCTGAAACCGACGATACCGGTTCACTCCCTCTTCCTGATCACGATGGCCGCGTCCCTTGCGATCGCCCGGGCGATCAGGCGGAAGTACGACCTCGGGGCCCTGATCAAGTGGCCGAACGACGTATATATCGGCGACAAAAAGGTGGCCGGGCTCCTCGTCGAACTCTCGACCGAGGGGGAGACTGTCAACTACTGTCTCCTCGGCATCGGCATCGACGCCAACGTGGATATCAGCGACCTCCCCCCTGACCTCCAGAAGACGGTCACGTCTGTCATGGCAGAACTCGGACACGAGGTCGACCGGGCGTCCCTGCTCACGACTGTCCTCAAGGAGTTCGAGAGCAGGTACCAGATCCTGGAGAGCGGCGAATACGACCCGATCATCAGGGAGTGGAAGAGCCTTTCCCGCACCCTGGACAACCGCGTCTCGATCAGGACGATGCGAAAGACCTTCGAGGGCATCGCCATCGACATCGACCAGCACGGCGCCCTGATCATCAG